Proteins from one Psychromonas sp. psych-6C06 genomic window:
- a CDS encoding ABC transporter permease subunit, with protein sequence MLINNEFNEQKIQSPLQYIWAIFKGKNIAVISMWAVILLVLITLFCNYIIPYPPTLQHPEMLLLPPYWADGANPAHLLGTDDLGRDTFSRLLKGLQLTLGGALTITIIISMLGLMVGATAALTKGVKASVMHHLLDALLTIPTLLTALILIVLFGMSYENSLLAVLLSLLPQFIRGIYICIENELNKQHVIALRLDGATNLRLLRFGIFPNIIEPLVTLVNRVFTMAVLEITTLGFLGFGANLEELELGALIAKSLDLVYLSPYLVLFPGIAIFLIIIIFNIFSEGVRHAVIEGEE encoded by the coding sequence ATGCTGATCAATAATGAATTTAACGAACAAAAGATTCAGTCTCCATTGCAATATATTTGGGCTATTTTTAAAGGCAAAAACATTGCTGTAATCTCGATGTGGGCAGTTATTTTATTAGTTCTCATAACTCTTTTTTGTAACTATATCATTCCTTATCCACCGACATTACAGCACCCAGAAATGTTACTTCTTCCCCCATATTGGGCTGATGGCGCTAATCCGGCACACCTATTAGGGACCGATGATCTAGGAAGAGATACTTTTTCTCGTTTATTAAAAGGCCTTCAATTAACATTAGGTGGCGCACTAACGATTACTATTATTATTTCCATGTTAGGGCTGATGGTCGGGGCAACAGCCGCATTAACTAAAGGGGTAAAAGCCAGTGTTATGCATCACCTCCTCGATGCGCTATTAACCATACCAACGTTACTCACTGCACTGATCTTAATTGTCTTATTTGGTATGAGCTATGAGAATAGTTTACTTGCTGTGCTGTTATCACTATTGCCACAATTTATTCGTGGCATTTATATCTGTATTGAAAATGAACTTAATAAACAACACGTCATTGCACTTCGCTTAGATGGAGCAACTAACCTACGGTTACTTCGATTTGGTATTTTCCCTAATATCATAGAGCCACTTGTTACCCTCGTAAACCGTGTATTTACCATGGCTGTGCTTGAAATTACTACCCTCGGTTTCTTAGGCTTTGGTGCAAACCTTGAAGAGTTAGAGTTAGGTGCACTGATAGCTAAAAGCTTAGATCTCGTTTATCTATCCCCCTATTTAGTTCTTTTTCCAGGCATCGCCATTTTTTTAATCATCATCATATTCAACATTTTTTCAGAAGGTGTTCGTCATGCCGTTATTGAAGGAGAAGAATAA
- a CDS encoding oligopeptide/dipeptide ABC transporter ATP-binding protein codes for MALLDVRNLSIDIITAQGKIRVIDKANLNIVDGSIHGLVGESGSGKSLIAKAILGLHNENWIVTADRMYLGNIDLNKLSSQERRKIMGKEIAIIFQNPRSYLDPSKKIFDQMREVLPDNIAKPHIFKKIATKSAHRQLIKELLHKVGIQNDKSVISSYPHDLSEGICQKVMIAMAIANNPRLLIADEPTTSMEAVTQAQIFRLLYKLNQLHNTTILLLSNNFGSISNLSDYISLIYCGQTVESGSYKQITTQPMHPYTQAMIKTILSFDENIGHKTQLYTLPGSIPPANQLPIGCRLGPRCPKAQRVCVTNPDAVNYKGHIIRCHFPTLEH; via the coding sequence ATGGCGTTACTTGATGTCAGAAACTTGAGCATCGATATTATTACTGCTCAGGGAAAAATACGTGTTATTGACAAAGCGAACCTCAACATCGTTGATGGCTCAATTCACGGCTTGGTTGGAGAATCAGGATCTGGTAAAAGCCTAATTGCCAAAGCAATATTAGGACTTCATAACGAAAATTGGATTGTGACTGCAGATAGGATGTATTTAGGTAATATCGATTTAAACAAACTGTCATCGCAAGAGCGACGTAAGATAATGGGTAAGGAAATTGCGATTATATTCCAAAACCCACGTTCATATTTAGATCCTAGCAAGAAAATATTTGATCAAATGCGTGAAGTGTTACCTGACAATATTGCTAAACCGCATATCTTTAAAAAGATAGCTACAAAATCTGCACACCGACAACTTATAAAAGAACTATTACACAAAGTCGGGATCCAAAATGATAAGAGTGTAATCAGCAGTTACCCTCACGATTTATCTGAAGGCATATGTCAAAAGGTAATGATTGCAATGGCAATCGCCAACAACCCTCGCCTTTTGATTGCCGATGAACCAACAACGTCAATGGAAGCGGTGACACAGGCACAGATATTTAGGCTCTTGTATAAATTAAATCAATTACACAACACGACTATCCTATTGTTAAGTAATAACTTTGGAAGTATTAGTAACTTATCTGATTACATCTCGCTTATTTATTGTGGGCAAACTGTTGAGTCAGGAAGCTATAAACAGATCACCACACAACCTATGCATCCTTACACACAGGCGATGATCAAAACGATTTTGTCTTTTGATGAAAATATTGGCCACAAGACACAACTTTATACTTTACCAGGTAGTATTCCTCCAGCGAATCAATTGCCTATCGGTTGTCGGCTTGGCCCTAGGTGTCCTAAAGCACAAAGAGTCTGTGTGACTAACCCAGATGCAGTGAATTATAAAGGACATATTATTCGTTGCCATTTTCCTACCTTGGAACATTAA
- a CDS encoding ATP-binding cassette domain-containing protein has protein sequence MQNLLNITNLAKEYRRSNGLFRSQLQDAYRNINFSLDKGKTLSIIGESGSGKSTLVQTIAGLRTQTHGEIYLHGKALSNVSLQERCKSIRMLFHAPSNSLNPKATIGRILTAPLELNSNFTAIEREVQIKKTLNLVGLLPDYLAFYPNMLSSVQQHQVALARAMILEPDIIIADEILAGLDISLRFKLVNLLLNIQEEKQVSYIMVAHNMSLVRHVSDNLIVMHQGNIVENDTTENVYNSPKSNKTKHLLQSHQPDYRK, from the coding sequence ATGCAAAATTTACTCAATATTACTAACCTAGCAAAAGAGTACCGACGCAGTAATGGCTTGTTTCGTTCACAACTGCAAGATGCTTATCGTAATATCAATTTTTCATTAGATAAGGGTAAGACTTTGTCAATCATCGGAGAAAGTGGATCAGGGAAAAGTACATTAGTACAAACAATTGCCGGACTGAGAACACAAACTCATGGTGAAATATACTTGCATGGCAAAGCATTAAGTAATGTCAGCTTACAGGAGAGATGTAAATCAATTCGTATGTTATTCCATGCACCAAGTAATTCACTTAACCCAAAAGCAACGATTGGTCGCATACTAACAGCACCTTTAGAACTAAATAGTAACTTCACAGCAATAGAACGGGAAGTTCAAATAAAAAAAACCTTAAATTTAGTTGGACTGTTACCTGATTATCTCGCTTTTTACCCGAACATGCTCTCTAGTGTTCAGCAACACCAAGTCGCACTAGCACGAGCGATGATACTTGAACCAGACATCATTATCGCAGATGAAATATTGGCGGGCTTAGATATTTCTTTGCGTTTTAAGCTCGTTAACCTATTGTTAAACATACAGGAAGAAAAGCAAGTTAGTTATATTATGGTTGCTCACAATATGAGTTTAGTAAGGCATGTTAGTGATAACCTTATTGTTATGCATCAGGGTAATATCGTTGAAAATGATACAACTGAGAATGTATATAATTCACCGAAGTCAAATAAAACAAAACACCTGTTACAAAGTCACCAACCAGACTATAGGAAATAA
- a CDS encoding EAL domain-containing protein codes for MNEYKKSLWLSNIIVLLFAVLATFACKITFNELLIQQQELTAKKINTNIGTSPLDLTALDSLVAQNLFDYIKISHSELNTPLIYENEQLSPIDYYLGQIAPTTFISDNGAQLIEYKTKNSKLIALIKQVLFVIYSTLILMSLMINILYYRLFKRIEKTLIKEIADDSDAVSPFTKVSEQLHEQKRLFHRALQNQEKQILQLAHQVNMDNLTGLNNRHAFRKELTDILSNEEDQQHAILSIIRASELNTINAQRGFQHGDEYIISIANLISKVAERYPATSLYRISGSDFALIARDMSISDAQVLAKNLKMQFDQYQALNKLDSIAYNGISSIISGQLPEQVLARTDMALAKAQTEGVNNWAFEQQDSDDSQFGQQHWRNIIEDIITKRALMLLHQPIQAIHRNMKGYQEIFTRFIGENNSMIPTDTVFAMAQRVDLSVKLEQLILETVVSQCRHKTDGSTRWGINITSSAIQNSSFIVWLERLLLRESNIAASLIFEMQEVVLDSNLVASKRVFDMLKRTGSRSAICNFGKGIGSFRLFKELKPDFVKIDASLISNIERDSANQQFVRMIIDVAHRMDCRVIAEGIEHLEQKQILENMYIDGVQGFLIARPSPL; via the coding sequence ATGAATGAATATAAAAAAAGCCTATGGCTTAGCAACATAATTGTGTTGTTATTTGCCGTTTTGGCAACATTTGCTTGTAAAATTACCTTTAATGAATTGTTAATTCAACAACAAGAGCTGACTGCAAAAAAAATTAATACAAATATTGGCACCTCCCCTCTCGATTTGACGGCACTAGATTCCCTCGTTGCACAAAATTTATTTGATTATATTAAAATTAGCCACAGTGAGTTAAATACTCCGCTCATCTACGAAAATGAACAATTGAGTCCCATCGATTATTACCTAGGACAAATTGCTCCAACAACATTTATTTCTGATAATGGGGCTCAATTAATTGAATACAAAACTAAAAATAGCAAATTAATTGCACTTATTAAACAGGTGTTATTTGTTATTTATAGCACCCTTATTTTGATGTCTTTAATGATTAACATTCTTTATTACAGACTATTCAAACGCATTGAAAAAACACTCATTAAAGAAATAGCGGATGACAGCGATGCAGTCAGCCCTTTTACCAAAGTATCAGAACAATTACATGAACAAAAACGCCTGTTTCACCGCGCTTTACAAAACCAAGAAAAACAGATTTTACAACTGGCGCATCAAGTCAATATGGACAACCTGACTGGCCTAAATAACCGTCATGCTTTTCGAAAAGAACTAACAGACATTCTTAGTAATGAAGAAGATCAACAGCACGCTATATTATCGATCATCCGAGCAAGCGAACTTAACACTATTAATGCTCAACGAGGGTTTCAGCATGGTGATGAATACATCATCAGCATTGCCAACTTAATCAGTAAAGTCGCAGAACGATACCCTGCGACATCTTTGTACCGTATTAGTGGCTCCGACTTTGCACTTATTGCGCGAGACATGAGCATTAGTGACGCACAGGTCTTAGCCAAAAACCTTAAAATGCAATTTGACCAATATCAGGCATTAAATAAGCTTGATAGCATTGCTTACAATGGAATTTCTTCGATTATTTCTGGGCAGTTACCAGAACAAGTATTAGCGAGAACTGACATGGCCCTAGCTAAAGCTCAAACAGAGGGAGTAAACAACTGGGCCTTTGAACAGCAAGATAGCGATGACAGTCAATTTGGGCAACAACATTGGCGTAATATTATTGAAGACATCATTACCAAACGAGCATTGATGCTATTACACCAACCGATCCAAGCCATTCATCGGAATATGAAGGGTTATCAAGAGATTTTCACTCGCTTCATTGGGGAAAACAATAGCATGATCCCAACGGACACTGTTTTTGCAATGGCGCAACGCGTAGACTTAAGCGTCAAATTAGAACAACTTATTTTAGAAACCGTTGTCAGTCAGTGTCGCCACAAAACCGATGGCAGTACACGGTGGGGAATTAATATCACTAGTTCAGCAATCCAAAATAGTAGCTTCATTGTATGGCTTGAGCGACTATTACTCAGAGAATCGAACATCGCAGCTTCACTCATCTTTGAGATGCAAGAAGTTGTCTTAGATAGTAATTTAGTCGCGAGTAAACGCGTATTTGATATGCTCAAAAGGACTGGCTCTCGCTCAGCTATATGTAATTTTGGTAAAGGCATCGGCTCTTTCCGCTTATTTAAAGAACTTAAGCCTGATTTTGTTAAAATAGATGCAAGCTTAATCAGTAACATTGAACGTGATAGTGCAAACCAACAATTTGTACGTATGATAATTGATGTTGCCCACCGTATGGACTGTCGTGTCATCGCAGAAGGCATTGAACATTTAGAACAAAAACAGATACTTGAAAATATGTATATTGATGGTGTTCAGGGCTTCCTAATCGCACGCCCCAGCCCTCTTTAG
- the ttcA gene encoding tRNA 2-thiocytidine(32) synthetase TtcA, producing the protein MSDSLSKKQQFTIKKLNKNLRHLTGKAIADYNMIENGDRVMVCLSGGKDSFTMLDILLELQSVAPIKFDIVAINLDQKQPGFPEHILPQYLKELGVEYHIIEEDTYSIVQDKIPEGKTTCSLCSRLRRGILYRTAKELGASKIALGHHRDDMLATMMLNMFFGGKLKSMPAKLVSDNGEHVVIRPLAYCKEKEIEQYATLKGYPIIPCNLCGSQPNLQRQITKDMLNEWDDKFPGRLESMFTAIQNVVPSHLADTDIFDFKSITKDSGIINGGDIAFDKEAVSMPATTEKTIDEMYYQEQQSLNIKELT; encoded by the coding sequence ATGTCTGACTCTCTGTCAAAGAAACAACAATTCACCATTAAAAAACTAAATAAAAACTTGCGCCATTTAACCGGTAAAGCAATCGCTGATTACAACATGATCGAAAATGGTGATCGTGTCATGGTTTGTCTTTCAGGCGGTAAAGATAGTTTTACCATGTTGGATATCTTATTAGAGTTGCAATCTGTTGCACCCATTAAATTTGATATCGTAGCTATTAATTTAGATCAAAAACAACCCGGTTTCCCAGAGCATATCCTCCCGCAATACCTAAAAGAACTTGGCGTTGAGTACCATATTATCGAAGAAGATACCTACAGTATCGTGCAAGATAAAATCCCAGAAGGTAAAACGACATGTAGCCTTTGCTCTCGATTACGCCGTGGTATTTTATATCGAACAGCGAAAGAGTTAGGTGCAAGCAAAATTGCATTAGGCCACCACCGCGATGATATGCTCGCAACAATGATGCTAAATATGTTTTTTGGAGGAAAATTAAAATCAATGCCAGCGAAGCTTGTTTCTGATAATGGCGAGCATGTTGTTATTCGTCCTCTGGCTTATTGCAAAGAAAAAGAGATTGAGCAATATGCAACACTTAAGGGCTACCCAATCATTCCTTGCAATTTATGTGGTTCACAACCAAATCTTCAGCGTCAAATCACCAAAGATATGCTTAATGAATGGGATGATAAATTTCCAGGTCGTTTAGAGTCTATGTTTACTGCGATACAAAATGTTGTGCCATCACACCTTGCTGACACTGATATTTTTGATTTCAAATCAATAACCAAAGATTCAGGAATCATTAATGGTGGCGACATTGCTTTTGATAAAGAAGCAGTTTCAATGCCAGCAACGACCGAAAAAACAATCGATGAAATGTATTATCAAGAGCAGCAATCGCTGAATATTAAAGAGCTTACTTAG
- the tpiA gene encoding triose-phosphate isomerase, with amino-acid sequence MRTPLVMGNWKLNGTKESVSTLIKGLEAAADAATNVEVAVCPPAIFIEQVATLTANNSIEFGAQDVSTNVSGAFTGETSPVMVKEFGAKYSLVGHSERRQYHNETDAVVAAKFVAIQENGLVPVLCIGETLEERETNVTTDVVEKQLKAVIDLAGIDALENCVIAYEPVWAIGTGKVATSEQAQEVHAHIRNWLKAQSEVVAEKVQILYGGSVKAASAKELFAQTDIDGGLVGGAALIIEEFVGIIEGAK; translated from the coding sequence ATGAGAACACCTCTTGTAATGGGTAACTGGAAATTAAACGGAACTAAAGAATCAGTTTCAACGCTAATCAAAGGTCTTGAAGCAGCTGCAGACGCAGCAACGAATGTAGAAGTGGCAGTTTGCCCGCCAGCTATCTTTATCGAGCAAGTAGCAACATTAACAGCAAACAACAGCATTGAATTTGGTGCACAAGACGTAAGCACTAACGTTTCTGGTGCTTTCACTGGTGAAACTTCACCTGTAATGGTTAAAGAGTTTGGCGCTAAATACAGCTTAGTAGGTCACTCTGAGCGTCGTCAGTACCACAACGAAACTGATGCAGTTGTTGCAGCTAAATTTGTTGCTATTCAAGAAAATGGCTTAGTTCCTGTGCTTTGTATTGGTGAAACACTTGAAGAGCGTGAAACTAACGTAACGACTGATGTTGTAGAAAAACAACTTAAAGCAGTTATCGACCTTGCTGGTATTGACGCACTTGAAAACTGTGTTATTGCATACGAACCAGTATGGGCAATTGGTACTGGTAAAGTTGCAACTTCAGAGCAAGCACAAGAAGTACACGCACATATCCGTAACTGGCTAAAAGCTCAAAGCGAAGTTGTTGCAGAGAAAGTACAAATTCTTTACGGTGGTAGTGTTAAAGCAGCTTCTGCTAAAGAATTATTTGCACAAACAGACATCGATGGTGGTTTAGTTGGTGGTGCTGCATTAATTATCGAAGAATTCGTTGGTATTATTGAAGGCGCTAAATAA
- a CDS encoding Bax inhibitor-1/YccA family protein yields MNSPFVQTQTGAPAVSINKVLKNTYILLGMTLAFSALTATIATMMNIGGIASLVLMLVGFGLLFVVSKTADTSKGLFWVFMFTGVMGASLGNMLNHYLAMENGASLIMQALGSTALIFFALSAYALTSKKDFSFMGGFLMTGMIVVVIAMIANIFLQIPMMQVVISSVVVLIMSGFILFDTSRIINGGETNYIRATVSLYLNLFNLFIHLLNLLNILDD; encoded by the coding sequence ATGAATTCACCATTTGTTCAAACGCAAACAGGCGCACCTGCTGTTTCAATTAATAAAGTACTTAAAAATACTTATATCCTGTTAGGCATGACACTCGCATTTTCGGCATTAACAGCAACGATTGCGACCATGATGAATATCGGCGGCATTGCATCTCTTGTGTTAATGCTTGTTGGTTTCGGCTTATTATTTGTTGTTTCTAAAACAGCTGATACTAGCAAAGGCTTATTCTGGGTATTTATGTTTACTGGCGTAATGGGCGCATCACTCGGTAACATGCTTAACCATTATCTTGCTATGGAAAATGGCGCATCACTGATTATGCAAGCATTAGGCTCTACGGCTTTAATTTTCTTCGCCTTATCAGCTTATGCACTAACCTCTAAGAAAGATTTCTCTTTCATGGGTGGTTTCCTAATGACAGGGATGATTGTTGTCGTTATTGCAATGATTGCTAATATTTTCCTTCAAATTCCTATGATGCAGGTAGTAATTAGTAGTGTTGTCGTATTAATTATGTCTGGCTTTATCCTTTTTGATACTAGCCGTATCATTAATGGTGGCGAAACTAATTACATTCGTGCAACAGTTTCTTTGTACCTAAACCTGTTTAATCTATTTATACACCTATTAAATTTATTAAATATTTTAGATGATTAA
- the lolE gene encoding lipoprotein-releasing ABC transporter permease subunit LolE produces the protein MFRPLSLFIGLRYSRAKHKNRFVSFISIASILGISLGVMVLIVGLSAMNGFEKALRDQLLSVIPHGELEVVSGSFNDLDKSLLSVLAHPQVVGATPYINLSGLLQKDSKMKALQLRAIQPKSENSVTNIEQYIEQGSWKLFTGGERQIILGKKVAHDLGLAVGDSLKLLLPEPSENNRLKAPKVIPLTLVGLFEMGGQVDRTLGFMHIEDAQNILGLKAANAIAFKVDKVLDAQQISRDVGYNLKEYMYIKSWITSQGYLYQDIQMVKSLMYVILLLVVAVACFNIVSTLVMAVNEKRGDIAILKTMGASRWTLRFIFIVQGAFNGLIGSLIGALAGSYVALNLTAIIKSFEQLIGHKILSGDIYFIDFLPSELNMDEVIIIACTAFVMSVLATLYPAWRASKIQPAQELGYSH, from the coding sequence ATGTTTCGTCCGTTGTCGTTATTTATCGGTTTACGTTATAGCCGAGCAAAGCACAAAAACCGATTTGTTTCTTTTATCTCCATTGCTTCTATTCTGGGTATATCACTGGGCGTGATGGTGTTAATTGTTGGCCTTTCAGCAATGAATGGCTTTGAAAAAGCCTTGAGAGATCAATTGCTTTCAGTCATACCTCACGGTGAATTGGAAGTTGTCAGTGGTTCATTTAATGATCTCGATAAAAGTTTGCTGTCTGTCTTAGCTCATCCGCAAGTAGTTGGTGCAACGCCGTATATTAATTTAAGCGGTTTACTGCAAAAAGACAGTAAAATGAAGGCGCTACAATTACGTGCTATTCAACCTAAAAGCGAAAATAGTGTCACGAATATTGAACAGTATATTGAGCAAGGTAGCTGGAAGTTATTTACTGGGGGAGAACGACAGATTATCTTAGGAAAAAAGGTAGCGCATGATCTGGGCTTAGCCGTCGGCGACTCATTAAAATTGTTGTTACCTGAACCCAGTGAAAATAACAGATTAAAAGCACCGAAGGTGATCCCGTTAACGTTAGTCGGACTTTTTGAAATGGGGGGGCAAGTAGATCGTACCTTAGGGTTTATGCATATTGAAGATGCTCAAAATATATTGGGATTAAAGGCTGCCAATGCCATTGCATTTAAAGTGGATAAGGTTTTAGATGCACAGCAAATATCGCGTGATGTCGGATACAATTTAAAAGAGTATATGTATATAAAAAGCTGGATCACCAGCCAAGGCTACCTCTATCAAGATATTCAAATGGTCAAATCATTAATGTATGTCATTCTATTATTGGTGGTTGCAGTTGCTTGCTTTAATATCGTCTCAACTCTAGTTATGGCTGTAAATGAAAAGCGTGGTGATATTGCAATTTTGAAAACCATGGGGGCTTCGCGTTGGACTTTACGCTTTATTTTTATTGTGCAAGGGGCTTTTAACGGATTGATTGGCAGTTTAATTGGTGCTTTAGCAGGTAGTTATGTCGCGCTAAATTTAACAGCAATCATTAAGTCGTTTGAGCAACTAATTGGGCATAAAATTCTTTCCGGGGATATCTATTTCATCGATTTTCTTCCTTCAGAACTGAATATGGATGAAGTCATTATCATTGCATGTACTGCATTTGTGATGAGTGTATTAGCAACATTATACCCTGCATGGCGAGCTAGCAAGATTCAGCCTGCACAAGAGTTAGGTTACTCACATTAG
- the lolD gene encoding lipoprotein-releasing ABC transporter ATP-binding protein LolD, whose protein sequence is MNKQQPLLSVTGLGKVYRDGKLSNTVLDNVSLSLCEGELLAIVGSSGSGKSTLLHLLGALDIPSSGSVVFQGESINAFNDKQQANWRNQHLGFVYQFHHLLSEFSALENVAMPLLIAGKDIKTAQQKALHMLKKVGLAERVEHRPSELSGGERQRVAIARALINDPKLVLADEPTGNLDAHSAESIYQLIKTLNHDLGTAFVVVTHDQLLANKLDRQLFMASGLLQDNA, encoded by the coding sequence ATGAATAAGCAACAACCGTTATTAAGTGTCACTGGTTTAGGGAAAGTTTACCGTGATGGTAAGCTCAGTAATACCGTGTTAGATAATGTTAGCTTATCGCTTTGTGAGGGCGAGTTATTGGCAATAGTCGGAAGTTCTGGCTCAGGAAAAAGTACTTTATTGCATCTATTAGGGGCATTAGATATTCCCTCTTCAGGTAGTGTTGTCTTTCAAGGTGAAAGCATTAATGCCTTTAATGATAAACAACAAGCCAATTGGCGTAATCAACATTTGGGTTTTGTTTATCAATTTCATCATCTTCTCTCCGAGTTCAGCGCGCTAGAAAATGTTGCAATGCCTTTGCTGATTGCTGGAAAAGATATTAAAACAGCTCAGCAAAAAGCGTTACATATGTTAAAGAAAGTTGGCCTTGCAGAGCGAGTTGAACATCGTCCCTCTGAACTTTCTGGTGGTGAACGTCAGCGAGTTGCTATTGCTCGTGCATTGATTAATGACCCGAAACTAGTATTAGCTGATGAGCCTACAGGAAATTTGGATGCGCATAGTGCAGAAAGTATTTATCAGTTAATTAAAACACTAAATCATGATTTAGGGACTGCATTTGTGGTGGTGACTCATGATCAGTTACTGGCGAATAAGCTCGATAGGCAACTGTTTATGGCCAGTGGTTTATTACAGGATAATGCATAA
- a CDS encoding lipoprotein-releasing ABC transporter permease subunit, which produces MFYPLSLFIGLRYTKSKRNNKFVSFVSLFSTGGISLGVLALITVLSVMNGFEAELKTRILGAVPQAVLSNKTQTLTNWQPRIEALKQVEYVKQVEPVINSEAIIQSSKQIQGITFEGIYPEMYASEVVKSSIYVGDLKDLTSRSYNIIIGQALARELSVSVGDKVRIISARGTRFTPLGQIPSQRNFTISGFFDVGSDVDKYLVLMNVHDAARLIRIDENQVTGLRFSFEDPFDVMRWSPPNLEGGESLNDWRKTHGELFAAVKMEKNMIWLLLCLIVAVAAFNILSSSVMVVSDKRAEVAILKTLGMKRLTLNLIFIIQGAWSGIIGALIGTGLGLLLSSYINEVMTFLGLHLLANASGGARLLPVLHQPNQIMVILFGAMFLSLLATLYPAYRAGKVCPVEALRYE; this is translated from the coding sequence ATGTTTTACCCATTAAGCCTATTCATAGGATTGCGTTATACCAAATCTAAACGTAATAATAAATTTGTCTCCTTTGTTTCCCTTTTTTCAACCGGTGGTATTTCACTAGGGGTTTTAGCGTTGATCACTGTATTGTCAGTGATGAACGGATTTGAGGCGGAACTGAAAACACGGATTTTAGGCGCGGTACCTCAGGCTGTTTTGAGTAACAAAACTCAGACCTTAACTAATTGGCAACCCCGGATTGAAGCACTTAAGCAAGTCGAATATGTTAAACAGGTTGAGCCTGTGATTAACAGTGAAGCGATTATTCAAAGTAGCAAGCAGATACAAGGAATAACTTTCGAAGGTATCTATCCTGAAATGTATGCGAGTGAGGTTGTTAAGTCTTCTATTTACGTTGGTGATTTAAAAGACCTTACTTCTCGCTCATATAACATTATCATTGGGCAAGCGCTCGCTCGTGAACTGAGCGTTAGTGTCGGCGATAAAGTACGTATCATTTCTGCTCGAGGAACTCGTTTTACACCACTTGGTCAAATACCTAGTCAGCGAAACTTTACAATCTCCGGATTCTTTGATGTCGGCTCTGATGTCGATAAATACCTAGTATTGATGAATGTGCATGATGCTGCTCGCTTAATTCGCATTGATGAAAACCAAGTTACAGGATTACGTTTTTCCTTTGAAGATCCCTTTGATGTAATGCGTTGGTCACCACCTAATCTTGAAGGAGGTGAGTCATTAAATGATTGGCGAAAAACGCATGGAGAGCTTTTTGCTGCCGTTAAAATGGAAAAAAATATGATCTGGTTATTGTTATGTTTAATTGTTGCAGTCGCCGCTTTTAATATTCTTTCTTCATCGGTCATGGTTGTAAGTGATAAGCGTGCAGAGGTTGCCATTTTGAAAACACTTGGCATGAAAAGACTTACGCTTAACTTGATTTTTATCATCCAGGGCGCCTGGAGCGGAATCATTGGTGCGTTGATTGGTACTGGATTGGGGTTGTTATTAAGTAGCTATATTAACGAAGTGATGACGTTTTTAGGTTTACATCTTTTAGCAAACGCATCCGGTGGTGCTCGGCTACTACCTGTATTACATCAACCTAACCAAATTATGGTTATATTATTTGGTGCGATGTTTTTAAGTTTATTAGCAACGCTGTATCCCGCATACCGTGCTGGAAAAGTGTGCCCTGTGGAGGCGTTAAGATATGAATAA